The Triticum urartu cultivar G1812 chromosome 6, Tu2.1, whole genome shotgun sequence genome includes the window CTCCTGAATGCATGGCCAGTAGGCAGTTTTGCTTCAAATAGACAAATACCCGCACTTCACAATGTTGTGGTACAGCTTGACGCCGCGGTCATACGCCAGGCAGCTTGTCATGCTTTTGTTTCTACTCCGCTTGGTGCACTTTGGGCATCTCTTTCTCGTAGAAAATCTTGCCAAAGTGACCACCtccatggcgccattgccagTATTGGTCTTCCTTTTGCTATGATCTTTCATAACTTGTATAGGCAGCTCTGTTTGTTGTCTCTGACGGTGTGGAACATCGATCCATACAGGACAAAGTAATGACACCAAAATGGCCGAGGACAATGGAGCCTATTGTTGATTGCATCATAGTCCACTTGACCATAATGATATCGTGATCGTGTGGGATTCGGCACCCGAGGCTCGCCCATCAACTTGGCGATGGTAGGCCGGAAAGAGGGAGCACTGCACAACGGGCTATGCTCCAGGGCAAAGACTTCCCTCGGCGAGGAAAGAATCGAGCCGAATGGTTGCGCGCCTGAAACCTCTCCCATCCTAGTGAACATTACCTCTATTGTTTGTCTCAGCGCAAACCGTTGGCGGCCATTGGTTTTTATTTGCCGGAGGTTTGAATGTTTGATTTGTTTATATATGATCGGTCGTATAGGATAACGACACTTTTTTTACTTGGAATCTGATTGATTTTTTATGTGATCCTGATTGATTTTCATAGAGATTTCCTTTAGGGGATTGTCCTATATAAATTTTAGTTGCACCTTACGTGGAGATTCATCAACCATTTGTATTAGGAGTCTTATAGTCGTAGACGTGTAAAATTAATATTTCTGTAGTGTATCATAAACGGCTGGTTAGTACAATATGAATTCGGTATAATAACATGTAGTACATGCCGTCTGGTATACTTACCTAATCTTATTTTTTTATGACAAAtttttttttagtttttcttcCGTGTAGTACTTGCCCGATCTTCACGATTGATACATATTAATTTTAGAGTGTCAAATCTCCACCATTCGTTCTATATTGTTTTAAGTATACAATAGATAATACAAAATTTTATACTGTTGAAAATAAAACAAATTACAACTGATTTACATGCATTAAAATAACCTAAATAATAGTTAACAAGCCAACTGTATTAGTCATTGTCTCAGAGCCATTGGTAGATTCCATATTGTTGTCAGCGTCTTCCTCAGACTCGACAAACAATGAGCATATTCATACTAAacttttttacttatttataaCTCATTTGAATCATTTCATAGTTTTAGCTAATATATTTTTTTACATTTTAAATATATACAAATCATGGGTACATTAATTTTGGTCTTTTGTATGCATTGCATCATTAAAATGTATGAGATTCCTTAAATGTAAGAAAATAAGATAAGACAAAATAGCATACATTCATGGATTAATTTGTGACACTAGAATgaatatactccctctgtaaactaatataagacaTTTATATCAGTACTTTAGTGATCTTTTGTAGTGATCTAAAAGATCTTATATTAGTTACAAAGGGAGTAGTATATATGTATGTGTTTATGTTCTTAAGTATCTTGATAGAGATATGTATAGCAATAGTACAAAAGTATCTTTGTAGTGGTTTCTAGTTTATGATTTGGTCATACAAATTGATAATTGTATAGTATATAATGTGTTTACGAGGAGCTTGTCGTTGACTGATTAGCACGTTGCATTACATTTTAATTGTCAAATGTGTCTGATATTTATAGTTTAGTGGGTTCAATATTTCGTTGATGCTGTGAGTGCTCGCTCCGTCCACGTGCATAGGGCACCTTAGGAGCTACACCATGACCAAGTTGTTGAAATGAGACTATCACATGCCATCAAAAACTGTAACTGAAATAAGTTTTTAATCCTACATGTATGCGTGGGAAGTAGAGTGAAGAAATTAAAGGGGCTGCACGTTGAATCCGATTGAGGGGATGTGTACATTATGAGGCATATTAATTGCAACCATGACTAATATTTCTTGATATTTGGTTTACATTAGGTGATCTATGCACCTGAATGAAGTACAACAATTGCATTCCAACATTTAATTTAACCTGAaatataaaatgtttggcatttATCAAAGATGGAATGTCAAGCTAACTAAACTAGCCTCCACCGATCGGATTGATTTCTTTGTTCATTGTGCATGTAATTGCATTGTGGTGCAGACTTATCCCTGGAAATTAGGTCTATTAATTTTTACGTATATACCTTAACTAGGCGCTTGGGGTGTAATAACTATTCACTAATAGAGTATCAGCTATTGTTTTTGAAGCCCAGAACCGTGGAAGAATTATTCTACATATAGAAGAAATTTCATGTAAAGATAAAATGAATAAAATAGATAGCAAAACACCATTTATCCAATTCCTGTGCATGTGCCTGCTTGCCCAACCTATGGTTAAGGCTGTTAGTAAAGCTCATGTTCGGCAAGCTCCTCAACCTTCCATTTCTCGTCAAACAACTAGGTGGTTGTTTTCCAGCTAAATCACTAGGAAGGTTACCCTTTTAAAAGGTTAGGTCAGGAAGGGCTCTCTCCTCCATACATAGATTGTTTCTTGCTTGGCTCATGTTGGAGGCCTCCCAAGTTGTTTTCCTCTTATAGAAGggataaaaaatattttttaatGCCTTTTGAACAAAAAATAAAACTGCAATAACCTAAAGTTCTAGGGAGATACACCTAACTTACATGAAACATACAAAAAGTTTTTCTGCATGTCCAAACAATACACCAGTATACTGAATATCACACATTAGTATCAGGCGCTGTGTTAATTAATTTGTTTCTATGCACACGGTACATCTGCAATTGTTGATATGTGTTTGTGGCATTCATATGAGGTGGTTAGAtcacaaatgaaacacacggttAGTAGCGATCCTTGAAGTGCAAAGTTGCCGATGTATACAATATGCATACATGTTAACAGTAGATTCTGCACTTGTCCCGGCTAATATAAGATTGTGTGAAGCTCGCATTTACTTCCATATCAGGCTATAGTAAATCTAACCTGATCTCCTTGTTGTGTTACCATAGTTCGCatatatattttattttattttagaaaagaaggatgtaaccccggcctctgcatctggacgatgcatgcaaCCATTTTATTAATTAATTATTCACAAAGATCATACAAGGTGATACATCAATAAGCCTGAAGGCACCATCTTGGCAATGCTGTTGCTACTCCTATCCCCTTGATGAAGGTGTGCAAAATGTCCGgacctaataccaaacagacatcgtatcaaagcctaacatctaaagccAGATGCCCCATCCAAGCCACTACCTGGATTGAGTCACACACTGGTCCGGCACACTCCCAGTGAGCACCGCACACTGCACGGGCCGTCACCTCTATCTTCCATCGACCCATCCTCAGAGCAGCACTGATGCACCGACCTTGTCAGGCctctctgccatcgacgccaccatgaTGCTAGACAGTTTCCTCCTCCTGCGAGAGTCCATCTCCGCGCATCGGACGCCGAGTCTGTACTGCGCCATGCTGCCGAGATCCGACACCAGCAATGTGTAAGGTGAAGCACCGCTTCACCAAATAAGCCTTTCACTGGTCCCTCGGCCCGTGTACACCTCCATGAATGACGCCCCCAAGAGGGAAACGACACCAGAGCGCCGCCGTCATCTGATCTACTAATATAGGGTTTCCCGTGGATGTAGCATAGAGTGGCCTTGAACTTCTCCATgacgatgccttcaagaaggaaacGACATAgccagcgccgccaccgccggcctTGGCAGCTAGCCAAGAGCAGGTTTTCACCCAAATCTGTTCGAAGAGCCTCCCTCAAGCATCTCGTGCACGAACTGCCGCCATCTCTGTCGGGGACTAGACGAAAGGGATCCAGGCCGCCACCGCCTGACCGGCCATGGCACTATGGCGGTACCTACAGTCGGCACCGCCAGGCCCACCACGCTCGCCTGTATATGCACACAGAAACCACCGGCCCGCCCAAGCCCATCTGGGCAGGAGAAGACCCGCGATCCCAGCCGTCGCCACAGGGGCATCTCCGATGCGGGGAGGGTGCGCCTCCGCTGCCGCTGCCGTCACGCACGCCGTAGGGATCCCACCGCTCCTTGCCGCCGTATCTCCGTCGTATGATGCACCGCCGCTGCCCGGAGATATTGCCACCACCGCGTGAGGGATAAGGCCTCGCCGCCGCCATCATAGGCCAGGCTTCGCCGGTGAGACCTTAGGCGGCGGTAGGACAAATGAGACGAGGGAGGAGGCCTAGGGCCGGCGGCGCGATCGCCCCGTGTCGCCTAGTGCATAGTTCGCATAAATGATGTACAAACATATAAAAAAAGAATTCCTGCAATAGTAGGGAGTCAAATAAGTACGGCGAAGAATCGTGACCACGCCGAGCGTATCAGCAGGGCCACCACCCAATCTAGGCAAGCAACCATGCCAATATCGCCAGACAAGGCTGACATCCTTGCCCACATCGGCTAGAAGATATCCCGTGGTGCGGAGCCTGAGAGGGAGACTGAGGTGACTGACATTGTCAGGATCCCACAAAGCAGGTGCCCCGCGAAATGATACTTTTCCACCTTTGGGATGTAGGGCGGCAACAAAGGGCAGGTCTAAGGTTCGCCGCCAGTGGGAGAGGTCAAAGTGTTACGCATGGGGCGACCTGAAGAATAATACATTTTCTTAGGTTCTTTTTGCAAGATACAATCATAAAAGGGGAAATCAGTATTCAGCTAGTAGCACTTTTGGTTGGAACAAAGTCCATGCCAAAAACTCAGGATGCATATACAGGCACAGTGCCTTCTTTTTCCACGGAAATTAATTCCTCCTCGGCTCTGAACACGCTTCTTCCTCTTAATCTTCATAAGACGTTGGATAATACTACATCGTAGTACTTATTCTAGATACGGAATTGATGGATCAGTGGTGGCTGGCTGCCGGCTGCGGGTAGCTTGCGCTCTTGAGCAAGGAGAGGTAGCCACCCTCCAGGTTCTTCACATTCGTGAATCCCTGCGCCATCAAACCGGTAAGCCAGCAGGTCGACGAATCAATAAATCAGAAGGTAACCAACAAGGTGTCACGGATCCACTTAGTACTTACGGCGGCGACGAGGTCTGCGGTGGCGAGCCTTGACCGGATCCCGGAGCGGCAGCCAACGAGGAACCGGTCCTCCTTGGCGTGGAGCGCGGCGACCTGGTCGACGAAGTGAGGGTTGTGCTCCTTGCCGTGAGGGGTGACGGAGAGGTAGTATGGTACGTTGCGCGCGCCGGCGACATGGCCCTTGTCGAAGTCCTCCCACATGCGCACGTCCACGTACCCGTACTGCCCCGAGGCCAGCAGTGCGCAAGCCGCCTCGGGGTCAACACTCTCTACGGGCACTGccgcgccgctgccgctgctTCTCAGGGTGCCCATGTTGTATGGAGGATTTGAGCAGGGAAGAAGAAGACAGGGGGGCGTGTTGATGTGTTTGGCTCCGGGGGCTGTGGAGCGGATTGGGTGATGCCTTGATGGAAAGATAGGTGCTGCCAACGGGTGTTTATTTATAGGAGAGGAGGCAGCGGTTGATGCCTTCACGTCCGGGTAGCCGCATCCATCACTTTCTCATCGTATAAAGTCGCCTCGTTCCCATTCGTCTCCGCTGTGTCGATCCTATCTTGTTTCAATGCAGGAGCAAGTTATATATGGAAATGTCAGACGGACGCAGCTGTCCTGATCCCGAGctcaaataaaataaaaaagaattcAAATAATTCCAAAAAAAATTGGGTGAAACTATGACAAAAGTTATATAGCTTTCAAAATTCCACCATCATATGACACTCGTGGAAAATCTTGTAAAAAACAAAATCGATGATCCAAAATGTTATGGAAATAATTTGCAAGCTATGGAAACATTTCTCAAAGTTTCAGCAAAAAAAATTCggatttttttaaattttaaatttTTTACTGTTCGTCCCAGCTCATGTGAGCTCGGGATATACATACATACTATATTTATTTCATGTGATAAAATTTTGCAAGCTATGGAAATATTTGTCAAAGTTTTAGAcaaaaaaattcagattttttttattttttactaTTGGTCCGAGCTCATGTGAGCTCGGGATATACATACATACTATATTTATTTCCTGTGAATTAAATAACAAAACTTGTAGTAACAATCTCCTTTTGCACCCTCTTATTATTAATTGAACCTCATCTGTGCTTGCGTGTGAATGGTGATGCCAAAGCTCGAGGTGCATTATTCTAGCCAgctattatttttatttttatttttttttgagcatcagtacagacacaagcgctcatatacacgcgcatacactcacccctatgaacacacacacgcacaccctacccctatgagcacctccgagagactgagccgacatatcatcttgagatttacgaagtcatcgtaggcgcctcgtcgtcgacgggaacgtctcctcccactgaaagcgcatcgccggaaatcctgaaataaattcaggaataatgcgagcaccaggatttaaaccctggtgggttggggatatcactgtccacctaaccaactcaaccacaggttgattcgtTAGCCAGCTATTATTGATTGGTTGGCCAGCTCGAGGTGCGTTATTGTTAGGTAAGACTGGTAAGAGAGGGAAGACAAGTCCACCTTTAAAGATGCGGCGACACGGCCAGGGGACACGAATAACCAAAGTTGAATCTAGTGTGCGCCACGTACGCTCCCGATAAGCGAGCTGATAAGATATGTTGCCTGAAAACGACCCAACGTGTGGTTTCTCTTTCCATCGGAAGAAGCAAACAATTCAATCATGGAGGACATGAAAAGGATTGCCTCGGTGGGGGCTCCTCCTACTTGTCTGCTTATCCTATCCATGGACATTTCAGTCCTCCCATGCCTTGCACATATTCTCTTGATGTCCTCTAAAAAATAGATTTATAAATTAATTATTAGTTTATTAAAAAAAGTATTGTCTTAGTTCCACAAAAGAAGTTTTTTGGACGTACAACCAAGTTCTGGAAACAATTCCAGTTTTGGACTGTCCAACATGATATTTTTTGTATAATTTATCTCAATAAATATCTGGAAAATATTTTTGTCTTCGATAATTTTGGCTGCCCATGTATTATTTAATGAAATTGTTAACTGATGAGCATTCCAAATATTGGGACAAATCCAAACTCATAGTTTGTCGTCCAATGCGCATCTAGCAGCCACGTTTGTCACTAGTTGTTGCCGTGCATGCTATTCTTGCGGGGCACTGAGGGATTGGTGGCCCTCCTTATCCGTTAGTGCGTCGTGGACGGTTTGATCGACTAGTTTCATATATGAAAAGGTGGGTCTGAGGGTTTCTAAGGCCCACCTCACAGTTATTTTGTCGTGTGTTCTGCTCGTGACCCCTCACGTTGACTTCGATGCCACGGCAAAATGCTCCCACTCGCATGCATTCTAGGGGGCAGGTGTAAGTTGTTGATTTTGGAAATCGTGCTTCCTCGACCCCATCCCTGTTCCCCTCCGCTCTCATCAACGGTAGAATTGGCGTGCAGATTCTGCCGGTCTCCGACGGCTTTGCGGTGTAGCGCATCAAATCGCAGGTGAGTGGCTCTTTCCCCAATCCCCGAATGCATCCTCCATTTTTTCAGCATTGTTCCTCATTGCCCCTTGTGTTGCGGCATGATGATGTGTGGAAGAGTGGAGTCCTGGGGGTTTTGATTAGGGATGAAAACGGAGCGGAAACGGACAGAACTCGGTGCTACCATatttgtttttatatttttttgcaGAAGCGGAAATGAAGACGGAAACCCCGAAAATGAATACGGAAACAAATACAACCGGAAACAGACACGGAGCGAATACAGAACGGACACGAAAACAAAACGGTGTGTTGACCGGGACTTAAAACTCCCTTGAATCATAGAGAAATACACACAAAAAACAAAGAAATTTAAGAAATTTTTAACCTGGCTACATGATAATATAGTTGTGTTGGTAACATAGGGTAGTATTGTAATAGTACATGACAATTCCGTATTGTGTCTAGTTGAGAATGTGTGTGGAAGTAAAAGTTCGTCCTCAAATGATCCAGTCTGCTCATTGTGTCATTGTGTGTTGTTTGGTAATTGGGCTACAAAGCAGCCATGGGCCTATAGTAGAAACGGAAATTCCATATTCACGGAAACGGAAAGTTCAGTTTCCGCGTCTGTTCCACCGGAAAACACCGTTCCGTTTTTGTTTCCGTTTCCGCATAAAAAAATTCCACTTTCGTTTTCATTTTGCAAATTTCCATTTCCGTTTCCATATTtcctctccgtttccatttttccTCCGGAAAAGCagaaactttccactccattttcatcccTAGTTTTGATAGGGGGTGGGATCCTCTCACAACATCCCATGAGTTTCGTTTTGAGAGAGATGACGTGGTTGTATTGGTGAACATTCGCGCAGGTGATTTTTTGGTTGAACAATACGGCGAGGCGGGAGGGCTGGTTGGTTTCAATCCGGCGGAATAGGGCCTTACATCCAATGTGGTTCAAAACTGTGCTGGGCAATAT containing:
- the LOC125517588 gene encoding thiosulfate sulfurtransferase 16, chloroplastic-like, producing MGTLRSSGSGAAVPVESVDPEAACALLASGQYGYVDVRMWEDFDKGHVAGARNVPYYLSVTPHGKEHNPHFVDQVAALHAKEDRFLVGCRSGIRSRLATADLVAAGFTNVKNLEGGYLSLLKSASYPQPAASHH